The proteins below come from a single Alligator mississippiensis isolate rAllMis1 chromosome 2, rAllMis1, whole genome shotgun sequence genomic window:
- the FJX1 gene encoding four-jointed box protein 1: MRRGGPAALCLLALGCLALGLWPRRAPGAPAWERGSAQKTFRALLAVPEPGPRPGREPEPGREPSPSPSPVQGGIYWSRALEAQVPRGFEPAEAAAWLAAARGARVAGLERGGCGRSSNRLARLSDGSRACVRYGINPEQIQGEALCYQLAALLGMQRRLPPTALSLLAARGGQWELVRDELRGSHWAEGAVVSLTRWVDNLTDVVAPAPWLRAELRPLAAGELGGLSQPQLVELVQWSDLILFDYLTANFDRLVSNLFSLQWDARVMQRATSNLHRAPDGGLVFIDHEAGLGHGYRLLAVWDKYNEPLLRSVCVFREATARRVAELHRLQNAAAELLRLYRTREPLSAQLGFLSEQQARLLQSRIDFVHKHILHCKAKAAAAL, encoded by the coding sequence ATGCGGCGGGGCGGCCCGGCCGCGCTCTGCCTGCTGGCGCTGGGCTGCCTGGCGCTGGGGCTCTGGCCGCGCCGGGCCCCCGGGGCCCCGGCCTGGGAGCGCGGCAGCGCCCAGAAAACTTTCCGCGCGCTGCTGGCCGTGCCGGAGCCGGGGCCGAGGCCGGGgcgggagccggagccggggcGGGAGCCGTCGCCGTCGCCGTCGCCGGTGCAGGGCGGCATCTACTGGAGCCGCGCGCTGGAGGCGCAGGTGCCCCGCGGCTTCGAGCCGGCCGAGGCGGCGGCTTGGCTGGCGGCGGCCCGCGGGGCGCGGGTGGCCGGGCTGGAGCGGGGCGGCTGCGGCCGCAGCTCCAACCGGCTGGCGCGGCTGTCGGACGGGAGCCGCGCCTGCGTGCGCTACGGCATCAACCCGGAGCAGATCCAGGGCGAGGCGCTGTGCTACCAGCTGGCCGCGCTGCTGGGCATGCAGCGGCGCCTGCCGCCCACCGCCCTGTCGCTGCTGGCGGCCCGCGGCGGGCAGTGGGAGCTGGTGCGCGACGAGCTGCGGGGCTCGCACTGGGCCGAGGGCGCCGTGGTCAGCCTCACGCGCTGGGTGGACAACCTCACCGACGTGGTGGCCCCCGCGCCCTGGCTGCGCGCCGAGCTGCGGCCCTTGGCGGCCGGCGAGCTGGGCGGCCTGAGCCAGCCCCAGCTGGTGGAGCTGGTGCAGTGGAGCGACCTGATCCTCTTCGACTACCTGACAGCCAACTTCGACCGCCTGGTCAGCAACCTCTTCAGCCTGCAGTGGGACGCCCGCGTCATGCAGCGGGCCACCAGCAACCTGCACCGGGCGCCCGACGGGGGCCTGGTCTTCATCGACCACGAGGCCGGGCTGGGCCACGGCTACCGGCTCCTGGCCGTCTGGGACAAGTACAATGAGCCCTTGCTGCGCTCCGTGTGCGTCTTCAGGGAGGCCACGGCCCGGCGGGTGGCGGAGCTGCATCGCCTGCAGAACGCCGCCGCCGAGCTGCTCCGGCTCTACCGGACTCGGGAGCCcctctcagcccagctgggcttcctGTCCGAgcagcaggccaggctgctgcagagcaGGATAGACTTTGTCCACAAGCACATTTTGCACTGCAAAGCCAAGGCCGCGGCGGCACTGTGA